The following proteins are encoded in a genomic region of Dyadobacter sp. UC 10:
- a CDS encoding IS1595 family transposase, translating into MTSKFNSLLQVLDFFKDEETCKNYLAEQRWGVELKPVCPHCGHTHVYTTTRGYKCANKECYKKFTVISGTIFENTKIGLRTWFAAMYLCTAHKKGISSLQLSRDLNLTQKTAWFVLHRIREMLTDNAPELLEGTVEADETYVGGKNKNRHANKRIHDSQGGSGKVPVVGVLERGGNVTTHVVADTTGETLHGIVKAQVSLSATLITDANTSYKGLEKIYQHITVKHSEGNYVTDKVFHTNNIENFWSQLKRGIIGIYHNVSPKHLHRYCNEFGFRYNSRKIKDTTRFQLSVGRAEGKRLRYVDLIKM; encoded by the coding sequence ATGACTTCCAAATTCAACAGTTTACTTCAAGTGCTCGACTTCTTCAAGGATGAAGAAACTTGCAAAAACTATCTAGCTGAACAGCGTTGGGGTGTTGAACTCAAACCCGTTTGCCCTCACTGTGGACACACTCACGTCTATACTACCACCCGTGGTTATAAATGCGCTAACAAAGAGTGCTACAAGAAATTCACCGTTATCAGCGGTACAATCTTCGAGAACACTAAAATTGGTCTGCGTACTTGGTTCGCTGCAATGTACCTATGTACTGCGCACAAAAAAGGAATCTCTTCTTTGCAGTTGAGCCGTGACCTGAACCTTACACAGAAAACTGCTTGGTTCGTTCTTCACCGTATCCGTGAAATGTTGACAGACAACGCGCCTGAATTGCTAGAAGGCACTGTTGAAGCTGACGAAACTTACGTAGGTGGTAAAAACAAAAACCGCCACGCGAACAAGAGAATCCATGACTCACAAGGCGGAAGCGGTAAAGTGCCGGTAGTGGGTGTATTGGAAAGAGGCGGTAATGTAACTACTCATGTTGTTGCAGACACGACAGGCGAAACTTTGCACGGAATAGTAAAGGCGCAAGTAAGCTTGTCAGCAACTTTGATCACTGATGCTAACACATCTTACAAAGGCTTAGAGAAAATCTATCAGCACATCACTGTTAAGCACTCAGAAGGTAATTATGTCACCGATAAAGTATTTCATACCAACAACATTGAAAACTTCTGGAGCCAACTTAAAAGGGGTATCATTGGTATCTACCACAATGTAAGCCCTAAGCACTTGCACAGATATTGCAATGAATTCGGTTTTCGTTATAATAGCAGAAAGATTAAGGACACTACCCGCTTTCAACTGTCGGTAGGACGTGCAGAAGGCAAGCGCCTTAGATATGTTGACCTTATAAAAATGTGA
- a CDS encoding single-stranded DNA-binding protein: MNSVKLIGNVGREINVRDYEGGKIATFSLATNENYLNKNKEEVKATTWHAIVAWGQVAQKCETLLEKGKMIIVEGRINYRQYQNKEEQTVKVAEIVAFKVEEYVKSSEIAA; encoded by the coding sequence ATGAACTCAGTAAAACTAATTGGAAACGTTGGACGTGAAATCAATGTGAGAGATTATGAGGGAGGAAAAATAGCAACGTTCTCTCTCGCCACGAACGAAAATTATCTGAACAAAAACAAAGAAGAAGTAAAGGCTACAACCTGGCATGCGATCGTCGCATGGGGCCAGGTTGCTCAAAAATGTGAGACGCTACTCGAAAAGGGGAAAATGATAATTGTAGAAGGTCGCATCAACTATCGCCAGTATCAAAACAAAGAGGAGCAGACAGTCAAAGTTGCAGAGATTGTAGCTTTTAAAGTTGAAGAATATGTGAAAAGCAGCGAGATCGCGGCATAG
- a CDS encoding xylulokinase codes for MYFLGFDLGSSSVKACLIHADSGAVAASAFFPEREMTIDSPKPGFAEQQPENWWKNACLASQAVVKKAGIKPDEVAAIGISYQMHGLVVVDEQLNVLRPSIIWCDSRAVEVGNKAMEELGEEYVLPHLLNSPGNFTASKLGWVKQNEPDVYAKVSKFMLPGDYLAMRMTREVVTTPSGLSEGIFWDFVNKRPADFLFNHFGFDQHILPTVLPTFSDQGRITADAAEALGLKQGIPVTYRAGDQPNNAFSLNVLEPGEVAATAGTSGVVYGVSDQIKFDPKSRVNTFLHVNPITQADRFGVLLCVNGTGSLNGWLRNSLFQGRISYPEMNQLAAEAPIGSDGLFCLPFGNGAERMLENQDPGSTFKGLQFSRHNLNHYTRASQEGIVFALYYGMEIMETVGVSLKNIRAGEANMFLSPVFRETFANVSGATVELYNTDGAQGAARAAGFGLGYYKNRADAFTGLTALQTVEPDSEAIAATQDAYEQWKQALEASL; via the coding sequence ATGTATTTTCTGGGATTCGATTTAGGTAGTTCTTCTGTAAAAGCATGTCTGATCCATGCAGATTCCGGGGCAGTCGCTGCCTCCGCTTTCTTCCCGGAAAGGGAAATGACGATTGACTCTCCAAAACCTGGTTTTGCTGAGCAGCAGCCTGAAAATTGGTGGAAAAATGCCTGTCTCGCTTCTCAGGCTGTCGTGAAGAAAGCCGGAATAAAGCCGGACGAGGTAGCAGCAATTGGTATTTCATATCAAATGCATGGGCTTGTTGTTGTAGATGAACAGCTTAATGTACTCAGGCCTTCTATTATCTGGTGTGACAGCCGGGCTGTTGAAGTAGGTAACAAGGCAATGGAAGAATTGGGTGAAGAATATGTATTACCACATCTGCTCAATTCTCCAGGAAATTTCACAGCTTCCAAGCTAGGCTGGGTTAAACAGAACGAGCCAGATGTTTATGCCAAGGTTTCAAAGTTTATGCTTCCCGGCGATTATCTAGCAATGCGCATGACCAGAGAAGTCGTAACAACTCCATCAGGACTATCAGAAGGCATCTTTTGGGATTTTGTCAATAAACGTCCCGCTGATTTCCTGTTCAATCACTTTGGATTCGACCAGCACATTCTCCCGACTGTGCTGCCTACATTTTCTGACCAGGGCCGTATCACCGCTGATGCAGCTGAGGCACTTGGCTTGAAGCAGGGCATTCCAGTAACTTATCGCGCCGGGGATCAGCCCAACAATGCATTTTCTCTCAATGTTCTTGAACCGGGAGAAGTCGCCGCTACTGCCGGTACTTCGGGAGTTGTGTATGGGGTAAGCGACCAGATCAAATTCGATCCCAAATCCAGGGTAAATACATTTCTCCACGTGAACCCGATTACCCAAGCCGATCGTTTTGGCGTATTGCTTTGCGTTAACGGAACCGGTAGTCTCAATGGATGGCTTAGAAATTCGCTTTTCCAGGGTCGTATCAGTTATCCGGAAATGAACCAGCTGGCCGCAGAAGCCCCGATTGGTTCCGATGGTCTTTTCTGTCTCCCTTTCGGAAATGGTGCGGAGCGCATGCTTGAAAATCAGGATCCTGGCAGTACTTTCAAAGGCTTGCAATTCAGTCGCCACAATCTGAACCATTATACACGTGCATCTCAGGAAGGAATTGTATTCGCCTTGTATTACGGAATGGAAATCATGGAAACGGTGGGTGTTTCCCTGAAAAACATTCGTGCCGGTGAAGCCAATATGTTTCTTAGCCCGGTATTTCGCGAGACATTTGCCAATGTATCCGGAGCCACCGTTGAACTTTACAATACCGACGGAGCCCAGGGTGCAGCCCGCGCAGCAGGTTTCGGCCTCGGTTACTACAAAAACCGTGCGGATGCCTTTACCGGGCTTACTGCATTGCAAACCGTGGAACCGGACAGCGAAGCGATTGCCGCCACTCAGGATGCTTATGAACAATGGAAACAAGCGCTCGAAGCAAGCCTGTGA
- a CDS encoding M28 family peptidase — MRKFVQICLVGGSVLSLLGLVPADKKWEKPFKRIDNEVRKHSKAYVTLENATKTIGHRLTGSANGEKAEEYAFNLLKSYGFTDVKYQPFEVEAWMRDTVTLSIAPSSSDNFREVPVVSLAHSPEESNLQGEIVDVGNGLEEDFENVKDRIKGKVALANINLVGITGKKNLHRSEKTALAIKYGASGVIMVNGAPGKILLTGTASVTGAIISIPAVCISNESGFEVRKWLKEEGPLEAHIGMHNTSKAIKARNVIATLKGKSDEKIIIGGHLDSWDLATGAIDNGIGSFAVMDIARTFKALKVKPEKTIQFVLFMGEEQGLLGSKHFVGELKKSGGIEKVSYMMNLDMTNDPRGVNAFGRSEMNDFFANVGNAIHQVDGNFKNEVLNRAGLHSDHQPFMLEGVPIAGLSGHLEPNVLQCYHADCDNFSLVNREQLESTVRIASMYLYALSGTDHLAVKKLSDQKTRDFLISQGLKEELVIGQEWRWEP; from the coding sequence ATGAGAAAATTTGTACAAATCTGTTTGGTTGGAGGGAGTGTGTTATCATTGCTGGGGTTAGTTCCTGCCGACAAAAAGTGGGAGAAGCCATTTAAGCGAATTGACAACGAAGTAAGGAAGCACAGCAAAGCTTATGTCACTCTTGAGAACGCTACCAAGACAATTGGTCACAGGCTGACGGGTAGCGCCAATGGCGAGAAGGCTGAAGAATATGCCTTCAATCTCCTCAAAAGCTACGGATTTACAGATGTCAAGTATCAGCCCTTTGAAGTGGAGGCCTGGATGCGGGATACCGTTACGTTGTCTATCGCCCCTTCAAGCAGCGACAATTTCAGAGAAGTACCTGTTGTTTCTCTCGCTCATTCCCCTGAGGAATCAAATCTACAGGGAGAGATCGTCGACGTTGGAAACGGGCTTGAAGAAGATTTTGAAAATGTAAAGGACAGGATAAAAGGGAAAGTAGCGCTTGCCAACATCAATCTGGTAGGGATAACAGGCAAAAAAAACCTTCACCGATCGGAAAAAACAGCTTTGGCAATTAAGTATGGAGCAAGTGGCGTCATTATGGTTAATGGCGCACCCGGAAAAATTCTGCTGACCGGAACCGCCTCTGTTACCGGTGCCATTATCTCAATTCCTGCTGTCTGCATTTCAAATGAAAGCGGTTTCGAAGTCCGTAAATGGTTAAAGGAAGAGGGGCCATTGGAAGCGCACATTGGAATGCACAATACTTCAAAGGCAATTAAGGCAAGAAATGTGATTGCGACATTGAAGGGAAAGTCCGACGAAAAAATAATAATAGGAGGCCATTTAGACTCCTGGGACCTGGCGACGGGCGCTATTGATAATGGCATCGGATCTTTTGCGGTAATGGATATTGCACGGACTTTTAAAGCGCTTAAAGTTAAACCCGAGAAAACAATCCAATTTGTGCTTTTTATGGGTGAGGAACAGGGATTACTCGGCTCCAAACATTTTGTAGGCGAATTGAAAAAGTCGGGAGGTATTGAGAAGGTGAGCTACATGATGAACCTGGACATGACAAATGACCCCCGCGGCGTGAATGCTTTCGGAAGAAGCGAGATGAATGACTTTTTTGCCAATGTGGGAAACGCGATCCATCAGGTTGATGGCAACTTCAAAAATGAGGTATTAAACCGTGCAGGTTTGCATAGTGATCATCAGCCCTTCATGCTCGAAGGAGTTCCGATTGCGGGGCTTTCCGGACATTTAGAGCCGAACGTTTTACAATGTTACCATGCAGACTGTGACAATTTTAGTCTTGTTAACAGGGAGCAGTTGGAATCAACAGTGCGTATCGCTTCTATGTATTTATATGCACTGTCCGGCACTGACCATCTTGCAGTTAAAAAGTTGTCAGATCAGAAAACCCGTGATTTCCTGATTTCTCAGGGCTTGAAGGAAGAATTGGTGATTGGCCAGGAATGGCGCTGGGAACCATAA
- the ispE gene encoding 4-(cytidine 5'-diphospho)-2-C-methyl-D-erythritol kinase, with protein MLVFPNAKINIGLHIVEKRPDGFHNIESCFYPVGWKDALEITEADQFSIEFDGIAIPGNQSDNICVKAYELVSREYPLPPVKIHLLKTIPIGAGLGGGSADAAFTIKALNYLFKLGISFEKQLSYARRLGSDCAFFILNRPTYCFGKGDQFESIDVVLREKWIVLVNPGIHISTIEAYAGVEPKPGESDLRNLLKLPVAQWKGKVKNDFEATLFAKYPLLEEIKEELYEQGALYASMSGSGSTIFGIFDQEQDLTEVFREFRVWQGILS; from the coding sequence ATGCTCGTTTTTCCAAATGCCAAAATTAATATCGGCCTGCATATCGTTGAAAAACGGCCGGATGGATTTCATAATATCGAGTCTTGTTTTTATCCGGTTGGCTGGAAAGATGCATTGGAGATAACTGAGGCGGATCAATTCTCAATTGAGTTCGACGGTATTGCGATTCCGGGCAACCAAAGCGATAATATATGCGTAAAGGCTTATGAATTGGTTAGCAGGGAATATCCATTGCCACCCGTTAAAATCCACCTACTTAAAACAATACCGATAGGAGCTGGGCTGGGAGGCGGATCAGCTGATGCTGCTTTTACCATTAAAGCATTAAATTATTTATTTAAACTGGGAATATCTTTCGAAAAACAGCTTTCCTATGCACGTAGATTAGGCAGTGACTGTGCTTTTTTCATTCTCAACCGCCCTACCTACTGCTTTGGAAAAGGTGACCAGTTTGAAAGTATCGATGTCGTGTTGAGAGAAAAATGGATAGTTCTGGTAAACCCAGGCATTCATATATCAACTATTGAAGCTTATGCCGGTGTTGAGCCAAAGCCTGGGGAGTCGGATCTGAGGAATTTATTAAAACTCCCGGTTGCCCAATGGAAAGGAAAAGTAAAGAATGATTTTGAAGCAACACTATTCGCAAAGTATCCTCTTTTAGAAGAGATAAAGGAAGAGCTTTATGAACAGGGTGCTTTATATGCATCCATGAGCGGGTCTGGCTCCACTATTTTTGGGATTTTTGATCAGGAGCAAGATCTAACAGAAGTTTTCAGAGAATTTAGAGTGTGGCAGGGTATTTTGTCCTGA
- a CDS encoding cytochrome c oxidase subunit 3: MSPKPTTKLRESPFTKRREPLGFMLWLGVAGSSLLFTSIFIIFFVSLHRDISHLDSLPDMFWLSTLVILFSSITLHEANLAFANERFLHYRVFLGATMLLGLMFMALQVGGWMEMVNSQIFSNVSTSKGFIYLLTGLHLVHMVAGVVYLIYLFRKAMKNRSYVDSFVYSVNPPNRLRIKLFTRYWHFIGALWLVVFVVLILLY; encoded by the coding sequence ATGAGTCCAAAGCCAACCACCAAATTAAGGGAAAGCCCCTTCACCAAGCGGCGTGAACCGCTCGGGTTCATGCTTTGGCTAGGGGTAGCTGGCAGCTCGTTACTTTTTACTTCGATCTTCATTATCTTCTTCGTAAGCCTGCATAGGGATATCAGCCACCTCGATTCACTTCCCGATATGTTTTGGCTGAGCACCCTGGTAATCCTGTTTAGCAGTATCACGCTACATGAAGCCAATCTGGCTTTTGCGAACGAACGTTTTTTACATTACCGCGTATTTTTGGGCGCGACAATGCTTCTGGGCCTGATGTTCATGGCCTTACAGGTTGGAGGCTGGATGGAAATGGTCAACTCGCAGATATTCAGCAACGTCAGCACATCGAAAGGGTTTATCTATTTACTGACAGGCCTGCATCTTGTACATATGGTGGCGGGCGTAGTATACCTGATCTATCTTTTCAGGAAAGCAATGAAGAACCGGAGCTATGTTGATTCTTTTGTTTATAGTGTTAACCCTCCCAACCGGCTTAGAATCAAGCTTTTTACCCGCTACTGGCATTTTATCGGGGCACTTTGGCTGGTTGTTTTTGTGGTATTGATCCTGCTTTATTAA
- a CDS encoding TCR/Tet family MFS transporter — MATNRSPALGFIFVTLLIDVIGLGIIIPVMPKLISELTGDNISDAAKDGGWLLFAYAAMQFVCAPIIGGISDQFGRRPVLLASLFGFGIDYIFLAFAPTLAWLYVGRIIAGIMGASFTTGAAYIADISTPEKRAQNFGLLGAAFGLGFIIGPVVGGLLGQFGTRVPFMAAACFSLLNWLYGYFILPESLKAENRRKFEWSRANPIGSLKNLKRYPVIYGLILSLGLVYVALHAVQSNWSFYVIEKFSWSEAQIGYSLGAVGILSAFVQGYLIRLVLPKLGQKRGVYVGLLLYAVGFMLYGFATEGWMMYIFMVPYILGSIAGPSLQGIISTQVAPNEQGEIQGALTSLQSLTSIIGPPLMTNLFSTFTGPRAPVYFPGAPMLAAAVLTIVSTVLARNSLKKNF; from the coding sequence ATGGCAACAAACCGCTCGCCAGCACTTGGATTCATTTTCGTGACGCTGTTAATCGATGTAATAGGCCTGGGAATTATTATCCCTGTTATGCCGAAACTGATCAGTGAACTTACAGGAGATAATATCAGTGATGCAGCCAAAGACGGAGGCTGGCTGCTGTTTGCATACGCCGCTATGCAATTTGTCTGCGCTCCGATCATAGGCGGCATCAGTGATCAGTTCGGCCGGCGGCCCGTTTTGCTGGCCTCCCTATTTGGTTTTGGGATCGATTATATATTCCTCGCTTTCGCGCCTACGCTGGCCTGGTTATATGTTGGACGCATAATCGCAGGGATCATGGGCGCAAGTTTCACCACCGGCGCTGCCTACATTGCGGATATTAGTACTCCCGAGAAGCGGGCACAAAATTTCGGGCTGCTGGGAGCCGCTTTTGGACTGGGTTTTATCATTGGGCCTGTCGTCGGAGGTTTGCTGGGACAATTCGGGACGAGGGTTCCGTTTATGGCCGCGGCCTGCTTTTCACTTTTGAACTGGCTCTACGGCTATTTTATATTACCTGAATCCCTCAAAGCTGAAAACAGGCGGAAATTTGAATGGTCAAGAGCAAATCCAATCGGCTCACTAAAAAACCTGAAACGTTATCCGGTAATATATGGCCTGATCCTTTCATTGGGACTGGTTTATGTTGCTCTTCATGCCGTCCAAAGCAACTGGTCTTTTTATGTGATTGAGAAATTCAGTTGGAGTGAGGCACAAATCGGCTATTCGCTCGGCGCGGTAGGAATACTGAGTGCATTTGTCCAGGGCTATCTTATACGGCTTGTGTTGCCCAAACTTGGACAAAAGAGAGGCGTATATGTCGGGCTGCTCTTATATGCAGTGGGTTTTATGCTGTATGGTTTCGCGACGGAAGGCTGGATGATGTATATTTTTATGGTTCCATACATTCTTGGCAGTATAGCCGGGCCTTCTTTGCAGGGAATTATATCAACACAGGTTGCTCCTAATGAGCAAGGTGAAATTCAGGGCGCCTTAACGAGCCTCCAAAGCCTGACATCCATCATCGGGCCGCCTCTGATGACAAATCTGTTTTCAACGTTTACCGGGCCGCGAGCCCCTGTCTATTTCCCGGGCGCACCAATGCTCGCAGCAGCTGTGCTGACGATAGTAAGTACTGTTCTCGCAAGAAACAGCCTGAAAAAGAATTTCTGA
- a CDS encoding helix-turn-helix domain-containing protein, producing MTPVIQSLRIDLFSVFMLLGWVQGFILAYFFLSHFTKNRLPNLFLGILILGMSLVICDVWLGYTNLMFHLIWLNDATEPVNLLLAPMAYLYIKASVTNRTEKVTWLHFLPFVIYFLYMCVLVYPQSNAYKYHTYIDSFHPELPKMPYTYYGKRWMFFLKGHINDFTFVSLVAYNFATFIFLKRAFQAKGLPLFTREKNALSWYRDLYLQLLVLVLTFILVRTTFPHDLGDHIIAAFIVLIIYVTGFSVLRKSLFFQENNVRSPKKYEKSSLTEEIQSNTLKKLEDIMLTEKPFLDAGFSLPMLAKKLGISTHHLSQILNEELGQNFFDFLAGYRIREAQLLLKSEDSHFIKIEEIGQMVGYNSKSSFNTAFRRITGKTPSEYKKSALK from the coding sequence ATGACCCCGGTAATACAATCGCTACGTATCGATCTGTTTTCAGTGTTTATGCTGCTGGGCTGGGTCCAGGGATTTATTCTCGCATATTTTTTTCTTTCACACTTCACGAAAAACCGGCTTCCCAATCTTTTTCTCGGAATTTTGATCCTCGGTATGTCACTGGTAATTTGTGACGTCTGGCTGGGCTATACCAATCTCATGTTTCATTTGATCTGGTTGAACGATGCGACCGAACCGGTCAATTTACTGCTGGCCCCGATGGCTTATTTGTATATTAAAGCATCCGTAACAAACCGTACAGAGAAGGTAACCTGGCTTCATTTCCTTCCGTTCGTTATCTATTTTCTTTATATGTGCGTACTGGTTTATCCCCAAAGTAATGCATATAAATACCATACTTACATTGATTCATTTCATCCGGAGCTGCCCAAAATGCCTTACACATACTATGGAAAGAGATGGATGTTCTTTTTGAAAGGGCATATTAACGATTTCACTTTCGTGAGTCTGGTAGCCTATAATTTTGCCACTTTTATCTTTCTGAAACGGGCTTTCCAGGCAAAAGGCCTTCCGCTATTTACAAGAGAAAAAAACGCACTATCGTGGTACCGGGATTTGTACTTACAGCTTTTGGTACTGGTATTGACTTTTATCCTGGTCCGGACCACATTTCCGCACGATCTCGGCGACCATATTATCGCAGCCTTTATAGTCCTGATCATTTATGTTACCGGTTTCTCCGTACTCAGGAAATCATTGTTTTTTCAGGAAAACAATGTCCGGTCTCCTAAAAAATATGAGAAATCGTCTCTTACAGAAGAAATTCAATCCAACACACTTAAAAAGCTGGAAGATATTATGCTCACTGAAAAGCCTTTTCTGGACGCAGGTTTTTCATTGCCGATGCTGGCAAAAAAGTTAGGTATTTCGACCCACCATTTGTCACAAATACTAAATGAAGAGCTCGGCCAGAATTTTTTCGATTTCCTGGCAGGTTATCGCATCAGGGAAGCGCAGCTGTTATTAAAAAGCGAGGACAGCCATTTTATTAAAATCGAAGAGATCGGGCAGATGGTCGGCTATAATTCAAAGTCTTCATTTAATACAGCATTTCGGCGAATAACAGGAAAAACTCCATCAGAATACAAGAAATCGGCTTTAAAGTGA
- a CDS encoding acyltransferase family protein — MEKKFGPALNPPLGRRYDLDWLRVIAFIILIFYHVGMFFNYWGWHIKNNEQSNLIQVPMYFTGRWRMSLLFMISGAGVYFALGSRSPGSFLRERFVRIFIPLLFGMLVIVPPQIYLERLTQGETYSYAEFYRSVFEFQPYPKGSFSWHHLWYLVYIFFYSLAGLPLLLFIRRNIRMTSKWAVFFQKPLALILIPVAWHVGGSALLGHRFPTTNDLIHDWNQHFHYFTLFVSGFVLCTQPAFWEILKKQRRLLLIVWLVLLPVVYYYYFSEREVTGLENIFNDLVKSTMTWCILLSFFGYAYVYLQFTNRFLRYANEAVYPFYILHQTVIICLAYPLINLPLHFWLKFGYLCVGTFGVCLVLYEFVIRRVSILGLLFGLKPKKRRKVEDQGIPAISSES, encoded by the coding sequence ATGGAAAAAAAGTTTGGTCCTGCTTTGAATCCGCCGCTTGGTCGTCGGTATGACCTGGATTGGTTAAGGGTAATTGCATTTATTATCCTGATATTCTATCACGTTGGAATGTTTTTCAATTATTGGGGGTGGCATATTAAAAACAACGAACAAAGTAACCTCATACAAGTTCCGATGTATTTCACCGGGCGTTGGAGAATGTCGCTACTTTTTATGATCTCCGGAGCAGGTGTTTATTTTGCATTAGGGAGTCGCAGCCCGGGATCTTTTTTAAGGGAGCGCTTCGTCCGGATATTCATTCCGTTGCTGTTCGGAATGCTGGTAATCGTTCCGCCGCAAATCTATCTCGAAAGGCTTACCCAGGGGGAGACCTATTCCTATGCTGAATTTTACCGATCGGTTTTCGAGTTTCAGCCTTATCCGAAAGGAAGTTTCAGCTGGCACCACCTCTGGTACCTGGTCTATATATTCTTCTATTCGCTGGCCGGCTTACCGCTGTTGCTTTTCATTCGCCGGAATATTCGTATGACCAGCAAGTGGGCGGTTTTTTTCCAAAAGCCACTTGCATTGATACTTATCCCGGTTGCCTGGCACGTGGGTGGAAGCGCGCTGCTGGGGCATCGTTTTCCAACTACCAACGACCTCATTCACGACTGGAACCAGCATTTCCACTACTTTACACTCTTTGTCAGCGGATTTGTTCTCTGTACTCAGCCCGCTTTTTGGGAAATATTAAAAAAACAAAGAAGGCTGCTGCTGATAGTGTGGCTGGTTCTTCTGCCGGTCGTTTACTATTACTATTTTTCAGAACGAGAGGTGACAGGCCTGGAAAACATATTTAATGACCTCGTCAAAAGTACAATGACATGGTGCATCCTGCTCTCATTTTTTGGTTACGCTTATGTGTACCTCCAATTCACAAATCGTTTTTTGAGATACGCCAATGAGGCTGTTTATCCTTTTTACATTCTGCATCAAACCGTTATAATTTGTCTTGCTTACCCACTGATCAATTTACCGCTTCATTTCTGGCTGAAATTCGGCTATCTGTGCGTGGGAACGTTTGGGGTTTGTCTGGTTCTATATGAGTTTGTGATCAGGCGGGTCAGTATTCTCGGTTTGCTTTTTGGATTAAAGCCTAAAAAACGCCGTAAAGTGGAAGATCAGGGAATACCGGCTATTTCTTCAGAATCTTGA
- a CDS encoding OmpA family protein, which translates to MRFLILLLFIWSISLCSYGQLENLGKTVNTEYNEISPIIAPDGKTIYFSRVSHPQNTHGQKGSQDIWYSELKSDKWTQARRLPPPLNKEDYNSLYSITPDGNTLLIKGSYKNGVYETRGFSTSKKTARGWSAPNKIEIPNYTKMSKGQFDCGYLSTDGKVLVMSFSEKKNSKVDNMYVSFKQKNGTWTKPMDLGPEINTDEFTETTPFLAPDGVTLYFSSDRKGGQGSNDIYYSKRIDKSWKRWSRPVNLGAAINTDGYDAYYTISALGDFAYMVSFKDTEGKGDVVRFDLRPKVTPGDTAEAPVANIPAADPVVMITGKVIDSKTGKPVEATIVYENLADGEEVGTATTNPTTGEYKIVLPYGQKYSMRAVAPNFIAEGENVDLTDSTGGQGKNFREIANKSLKLIPIEEGQIVRLNNIFFATGKATLNRESFPELDRIAISMAENKTLAIELGGHTDNTGSAAFNLELSQNRADTVREYLIGKGIEPDRVASKGYGETVPVAKNDTPEGQQLNRRVEFKILKK; encoded by the coding sequence ATGCGTTTTTTAATACTCCTGCTTTTTATTTGGTCCATTTCCCTTTGTTCTTACGGGCAACTGGAAAATCTTGGGAAAACCGTAAATACGGAGTACAATGAAATCAGTCCCATTATTGCGCCTGACGGAAAGACGATCTATTTCTCGAGGGTTAGTCACCCGCAGAATACGCATGGGCAAAAAGGCAGTCAGGATATCTGGTATTCTGAATTGAAAAGCGATAAATGGACTCAGGCTCGGAGACTGCCGCCGCCGCTCAACAAGGAGGATTACAACTCACTTTACAGCATTACACCAGACGGCAATACCCTGTTAATCAAAGGATCATATAAAAACGGCGTGTACGAAACCCGTGGATTTTCAACCAGTAAAAAAACGGCGAGAGGGTGGTCTGCACCTAATAAAATTGAGATTCCGAACTATACGAAGATGAGCAAGGGCCAGTTTGACTGCGGTTATCTTTCCACCGACGGCAAAGTGCTGGTTATGTCATTCAGCGAGAAGAAGAATAGCAAGGTCGACAATATGTACGTCAGTTTTAAGCAGAAAAACGGCACATGGACCAAGCCGATGGATCTGGGGCCTGAGATCAATACGGATGAATTTACAGAAACAACACCCTTTCTCGCTCCGGACGGCGTGACACTCTATTTTTCAAGCGACCGGAAAGGCGGGCAGGGAAGTAATGATATTTATTACAGTAAACGCATTGACAAATCCTGGAAACGATGGAGCCGGCCTGTCAATCTGGGTGCGGCAATCAATACGGATGGATACGATGCCTACTATACGATCTCTGCGCTGGGCGATTTTGCCTATATGGTATCGTTTAAAGACACAGAAGGCAAAGGCGACGTAGTGCGGTTTGACCTTCGACCGAAAGTAACTCCGGGAGATACTGCTGAGGCCCCGGTCGCGAACATCCCTGCAGCCGATCCGGTTGTGATGATCACCGGAAAAGTAATCGATTCAAAAACAGGTAAGCCTGTGGAAGCCACTATTGTTTATGAAAACCTGGCAGACGGGGAAGAGGTAGGTACTGCAACTACCAATCCAACTACGGGGGAATACAAAATTGTACTTCCTTATGGCCAGAAATACAGTATGCGAGCAGTTGCACCCAATTTCATTGCAGAAGGAGAAAATGTAGACCTGACTGATTCTACGGGCGGACAGGGAAAGAATTTTAGAGAAATCGCCAACAAATCCTTGAAACTGATCCCGATTGAAGAAGGTCAGATTGTGCGTCTCAATAACATTTTCTTCGCGACAGGCAAAGCGACACTTAACAGGGAGTCCTTTCCTGAACTCGACCGCATCGCTATTTCCATGGCTGAAAATAAGACGCTGGCGATCGAGCTTGGTGGCCACACGGATAATACTGGTAGTGCCGCTTTTAACCTTGAGCTTTCCCAGAATCGAGCGGATACGGTCAGGGAATACCTGATCGGAAAAGGCATTGAGCCGGATCGCGTAGCAAGTAAAGGTTATGGCGAAACTGTTCCAGTCGCCAAAAACGATACTCCAGAAGGCCAGCAGCTTAATAGGCGCGTGGAATTCAAGATTCTGAAGAAATAG